The Methylomonas montana DNA window GATTCTGCCAAACGTTGGTTTGAATGAGTGGGGTCACACATTCTGGTTTATGGAAGAGTTGTTCGTTGCTCCATTGCACTACGGTTTCGTATTCTTTGGTTGGGCTGCTCTGGCTATAATGGGTGTTGTGAACACCGAAGTAATGGCAATTACCAAATTGCTGAAAAAAGATCTGGCCTAATTAGCTAATCTTTAAAAGTAAAATACTATCTCCTTTCCTGCCGTTACTTGTAAGAAGTGGCGGTAGGATAAAGAGAGAAGTGAAAAAATATAATTTTAATTCTTTAGGAGGTAAGCTAATGAGCGCATCTCAATCAGCTGTACGTTCACGTGCGGAAGCGGTACAAGTTTCCCGTACGTTTGACTGGATGATTCTTTTTACACTGTTCACAGCGGTTCTGGGCGGTTACCACATTCACTATATGTTGACTGGCGGTGACTGGGACTTCTGGACCGACTGGAAAGATAGACGTCTGTGGGTAACCGTAGCACCTATCGTTTCTATTACATTCCCTGCGGCTGTTCAAGCTTGCTTGTGGTGGAGATACCGTTTGCCAGTTGGCGCAACTCTGTCTGTAGTTGCTCTGATGATTGGTGAGTGGATCAACCGTTACATGAACTTCTGGGGCTGGACATACTTCCCAGTTAACATCTGCTTCCCATCTAACCTGCTGCCAGGCGCTATCGTTCTTGACGTTATCCTGATGATGGGTAACAGCATGACTCTGACCGCTGTTGTTGGTGGTTTGGCTTATGGTTTGTTGTTCTACCCAGGTAACTGGCCTGTTATCGCTCCATTGCACGTGCCTGTAGAATACAACGGCATGATGATGACCCTGGCTGACTTGCAAGGTTACCACTATGTTCGTACTGGTACACCTGAATACATCCGTATGGTAGAGAAAGGTACATTAAGAACTTTCGGTAAAGACGTTGCTCCTGTATCAGCGTTCTTCTCTGGATTCGTTTCTATCATTATTTACTTCTTGTGGCACTTCTTCGGCAGATGGTTCGCTAAAACCGACTTCATCGCTGACGACGCGTCTTAATTAGAAAAATAGTAAGAAAATGAACCTGGTGATTCTTAAATCGCCAGAAAGTCTTAATTAAAATTCTCTAGTAATAGAGGAGGAAATATGAAAATAATAAAAGACAAAGTTGCAAAACTGTCCTTTGTCGCACTGTTGGTCGCCATGACAGCAGCGATGTTCTACGCTCCAACAGCATCTGCTCACGGTGAAAAATCCCAGGCTGCGTTCATGCGTATGCGGACGATTCACTGGTTTGACCTGAACTGGTCAAAAGAAGAAGTGCCTGTTAACGAAACTATGACAATTTCCGGTAAATTCCTGGTATTCGCAGGATGGCCTGAAACTGTTGATAAACCAGAAGTTTCATTCTTGAACGTTGGTATTCCTGGTCCAGTATTTATTCGTGCTGGTTCTTGGATTGGTGGTCAGTTGGTTCCTCGTTCTGTTTCTTTGGAACTGGGTGAAGTTTATGAGTTCAAAGTTCTGTTGAAAGCTCGTCGTCCTGGTGACTGGCACGTTCACTCTATGATGAACGTACAAGGCGGTGGTCCAATCATCGGCCCAGGCAAATGGGTAACCATTACTGGTTCTATGAGCGAGTTTGTTAACCCTGTTACTACTCTGACAGGTCAAACAATCAACTTGGAAACCTATGCTCTGGACAACGTTTATTTCTGGCACGCAGTATGGTTCGCAATCGCGTTCGCATGGTTGTTGTTCTGGATCAAACGTCCATTGTTCGTTCCACGTCATATCGCAGTTAGCACCGGCAAAGCAGATTCTCTGATCTCAGCTGGCGACAAAAAAATCGGTATGCTGTTCGGTGTAGGTACTCTGGTTATCGTTGCTGCTTCTATGGGCGCAACCAACGAAAAATACCCTGTAACTACTCCTCTGCAAGCTGGTTTGCTGCGTGGTATGAAAACTTATCAAATGCCTGAAGCTACTGTTTCAGTTAAAGTTGATGACGCTACATACCGTGTACCAGGTCGTGCAATGCAAATGACTCTGACCATCACAAACAACGGTGATTCACCAGTTCGTTTGGGCGAGTTCAACACTGCAGGCGTACGTTTCTTGGATCCAGCTGTTCATGAAGATGAAACTGCTTATCCAGATGACTTGTTGGCAGAAGAAGGTTTGACTGTTAGCGACAACAGCCCACTGGCTCCAGGTGAGACCCGTACTGTTGAAGTTACAGCTTCTGACGCTGCTTGGGAAGTATATCGTTTAGCTGACTTGATCTACGATCCAGACAGCCGCTTCGCAGGTCTGTTGTTCTTCTGGGATGCAAATGGCAACCGTCAATTGGTAACAGTTGATGCTCCATTAATCCCAACTTTCATCTAATAGTGAAAGTTTTCTAAGCCTTAAAACTTAGAAAGAAATTAGGAACCCTCGCTATTGAAAGATAGCGGGGGTTTTTTTATTGAACGTACCTTATGAAAAGGGATGTTCGATGATGGAAGTCATTGTGGTTGTATAGTTAAATTTACGAGTAAAAAATGAAAAAATTGTCAGTGATTTTAGCGGTGCTAGTGTTAGCCGGTTGTGCAGAAAAAGAAGAATATCAAAACGCCGTATTGAAACAAATGGAGCAAGATAAGGATATTAAGGATTATGGAATTACGCCCGAAACAATGGTGAAATGCGTCGTCGAAGAGTCGTCGAACGATATGCCAGGATTTTTTTTACTTGATCCCGAAAGAAGAGAGGCTTATAAGAATTACGCGAAAATGCTGGATTTAACTAATTCCAAGGATCCAAAAAAAACATTGGAAGATTTACGCGGAAGTTTTGGTGATCCCAAAAGCTTGGCGGATGCTCATGCAAATTACGTTGAAAGCGTAGTTGAATGTATGTCTGGGTTGGTGACGAATACAGAAGAAGGTTTGAAAAAATCTCAATAAACAAGTTTTCAACTTAAAAATAGTGATCAATCAACAGTTACCAATAATGACCGGGGCATATTGAGGAAGGTAATTGGGTTGCGCAAAGATGAACGGATATTGCCGAAAACGCTAAACTTATTAAAGTATTAGTATTATCACGAGCAATTGCTAAGTAGCTTTTATTAAAACGCATGCGATTTGTTGAGCCAATTAACTTAAGTCAACGTTAGGAAGATAATCGTGCCGCTTAAATTGAAAGTCCTTTCTTACAAAGGTTTGCCCTTATCTAGCGAATTGACTGCCGAGTTCGACCAGCACGGAGGCACTATAGGGCGTAAACTCGGAAACACTTTAGTGTTAACCGATGCCGAGAATTTTGTTTCAGGGCATCACGCCGAAATATCCTGTGAGAATGGCCAATATTACGTTAAGGATACTAGTAAAAACGGGACTTATTTGGTCAACGCTGGCATCAATTTAAATAATGCGCAAGCAGTCGTACAGGGTAACGAAATATTGCGCATCGGTGAATATGAGGTTTTGGTAGAGGTAACGACCGATGCCCAAGCCCAAGCAGATGTATTAAAGATAGAAAATCATTTTTCTTCCCCTTTTTCCTCGCCGCTAAGCGACGCGGGGGCCTCAGTATTAGCTAGCCCTCTAAATATAGTGGCACCAAGTGACTTACCAGTTTCCCCATTTACTGATCAGCCTCCTAGTTCACCTTTTAACGATAGTTTTTCTCTCCCTGCGGCGATGCCTGCTGAGGAGGGAAGTAAAGATATCGCAGAGTTTTTAAAGGGCTTGGATTCATTGCCGTCAATTACCAATAGCGTAGAAACGCCATTCAACTCGGATAGTCCAAATCCGGATTTAATGAATTTGGAAGCTAATGCATCGTTTGCTAATCAACAGCGTCAAGATGTCTTATCAGACGACGTGTTTAAGCTTGAACCAGCGTCGATCAAGCCGCCGCAGAGCGCTGGCGTTGTTAAAGAATCGCAGTCGAGAATAGAGGATACAAATATAGCGGCAGCTTCCGCAGAGCTAATGCTGTCGTTTTTAGAAGGCGCTGGGATAAAGGATCACGCGTTTTTACCGCCGGAACAAAGGGCGGAAGCTATGAAATCCGCCGGCGCTTTATTTCGCAGTTTGATAGAAGGCCTAATGGATGTGCTAAGAGCAAGGGCTGAAATGAAAAGTGAATTTCGAGTCTCCGTTACTACAATCCGCTCATTTGACAATAATCCGCTAAAATTCAATCCCGACGTAGAGAGTGTGTTAAAGCTCATGTTGGCGCCGAATAATCCAGCATTTATTCATCCGAACGATGCGGTTAACGAGGCGTTTAAGGATATCAAATATCATCAAGTGGCGATGACGGCCGCTATACAAGCCTCATTAGCGGAAATTTTGCATCGATTCAATCCGGAATGTATCGAAAAAACATTGGGCGAAGGTATTTTGTTCCAAAAGAAGGCCCGATGTTGGGAGCTATACTGTGAGAAATATCCCGAGTTGAAAGCCTTGGCTTTGGAAGATTTCTTCGGCGAAGAGTTTGCGGATGCATACGAAAAACAAATGCGCTTATTTTCGCGACGCTGATTTTACTCGGCTCGCATAATGTCCGAGTTTCCTAGCGCCGCATTCGCCTTTAATAAAAACCAGAATTCAACAAAGTATGGCAATCAATAATAGGATCGTTTGGTCGGAGGGCATGTTCCTTCGACCTCAGCATTTTCAACAACATGATCGTTATATCGAGTCGCGCATAGATGGCCGTTGTCGGGGCATTAGGGCATACGATTGGGGATTTTCGGTGCTCAAATTCGATACTGGCCAACTAGCGATTGGTAAAGTCAGCCTGGTCGAAGCGCGGGGTATTTTTCAAGATGGGACGCCGTTTCATTTACCTAGTCAAGATGAACTGCCGGTACCGCTCGACGTACCAGCGGGAGTATCCAACGAAATCGTATATTTAGCATTCCCCTTAAGCCGTCCGGATGCAGCTGAAGTGGATAGTGAAAATAGTCCGGATGGCTTGGCAAGATATCGAATTACGCATAGGGACGTCAGGGATAACAATGCCGGCTACGATGGGCGCTATCCAGTGCAGATTGGTAGTATTCGTCCAAAACTGTTGCTTGGAAATCAAGAAAGATCCGGGTATCTCTGCCTAGGTATCGCTAATATTGTGGAGGTGCGGGCGGATAAGACCGTTGTGCTGGATGAAAGGTATATTCCAGTCGTATTACAGTCGGCTGCCAGCCCGTTATTGGCGGGATTTGTCCGGGAGTTACAAGGCCTACTGCATACCAGAGGTGAAGCACTAGCTGCGAGGGTGGCAGGCGCTTCGCAAGGTGCTGGTGTCGCGGAAGTCGCGGATTTTATGTTGTTGCAAACCATTAATCGTTACGAACCGTTGTTGGGGCACTTGGCCGCGGATGCGGTATTGCATCCCGAGAGCTTATTCTCCTTAAGCTTGCAATTAATGGGAGACTTGGCGACGTTTTATCGGCCGAATAAGCGCCCGGTGGCACTCCCAGAATATCAACACGACGATTTACGCGTTTGTTTCATCCCC harbors:
- the tssK gene encoding type VI secretion system baseplate subunit TssK; its protein translation is MAINNRIVWSEGMFLRPQHFQQHDRYIESRIDGRCRGIRAYDWGFSVLKFDTGQLAIGKVSLVEARGIFQDGTPFHLPSQDELPVPLDVPAGVSNEIVYLAFPLSRPDAAEVDSENSPDGLARYRITHRDVRDNNAGYDGRYPVQIGSIRPKLLLGNQERSGYLCLGIANIVEVRADKTVVLDERYIPVVLQSAASPLLAGFVRELQGLLHTRGEALAARVAGASQGAGVAEVADFMLLQTINRYEPLLGHLAADAVLHPESLFSLSLQLMGDLATFYRPNKRPVALPEYQHDDLRVCFIPLIDELRRLLSMVLEQNAIQIPLNKHSQSVYYSGRPDVKLLEQAIYILAASAQVSSEMLRTHFPPQVKIGPVEEITQLVTAALPGISIHPLPVAPRQLPYHAGCSYFELDKQSPYWKKMTDSGGFAFHIGGNFPGLELEFWAIKKG
- the tagH gene encoding type VI secretion system-associated FHA domain protein TagH; this encodes MPLKLKVLSYKGLPLSSELTAEFDQHGGTIGRKLGNTLVLTDAENFVSGHHAEISCENGQYYVKDTSKNGTYLVNAGINLNNAQAVVQGNEILRIGEYEVLVEVTTDAQAQADVLKIENHFSSPFSSPLSDAGASVLASPLNIVAPSDLPVSPFTDQPPSSPFNDSFSLPAAMPAEEGSKDIAEFLKGLDSLPSITNSVETPFNSDSPNPDLMNLEANASFANQQRQDVLSDDVFKLEPASIKPPQSAGVVKESQSRIEDTNIAAASAELMLSFLEGAGIKDHAFLPPEQRAEAMKSAGALFRSLIEGLMDVLRARAEMKSEFRVSVTTIRSFDNNPLKFNPDVESVLKLMLAPNNPAFIHPNDAVNEAFKDIKYHQVAMTAAIQASLAEILHRFNPECIEKTLGEGILFQKKARCWELYCEKYPELKALALEDFFGEEFADAYEKQMRLFSRR
- the amoB gene encoding bacterial ammonia monooxygenase, subunit AmoB yields the protein MKIIKDKVAKLSFVALLVAMTAAMFYAPTASAHGEKSQAAFMRMRTIHWFDLNWSKEEVPVNETMTISGKFLVFAGWPETVDKPEVSFLNVGIPGPVFIRAGSWIGGQLVPRSVSLELGEVYEFKVLLKARRPGDWHVHSMMNVQGGGPIIGPGKWVTITGSMSEFVNPVTTLTGQTINLETYALDNVYFWHAVWFAIAFAWLLFWIKRPLFVPRHIAVSTGKADSLISAGDKKIGMLFGVGTLVIVAASMGATNEKYPVTTPLQAGLLRGMKTYQMPEATVSVKVDDATYRVPGRAMQMTLTITNNGDSPVRLGEFNTAGVRFLDPAVHEDETAYPDDLLAEEGLTVSDNSPLAPGETRTVEVTASDAAWEVYRLADLIYDPDSRFAGLLFFWDANGNRQLVTVDAPLIPTFI
- the amoA gene encoding bacterial ammonia monooxygenase, subunit AmoA — protein: MSASQSAVRSRAEAVQVSRTFDWMILFTLFTAVLGGYHIHYMLTGGDWDFWTDWKDRRLWVTVAPIVSITFPAAVQACLWWRYRLPVGATLSVVALMIGEWINRYMNFWGWTYFPVNICFPSNLLPGAIVLDVILMMGNSMTLTAVVGGLAYGLLFYPGNWPVIAPLHVPVEYNGMMMTLADLQGYHYVRTGTPEYIRMVEKGTLRTFGKDVAPVSAFFSGFVSIIIYFLWHFFGRWFAKTDFIADDAS